CATGGATTCGGCCACGTGGCCGGGGAAGCGGGCTTCCACGCGGACCAGGGCGTTGGCCTCCTCCACCCCGGCGGACATTATGCCGCGGGGACGGTCCTCGTAGAGGGAGTTGCCGGCGGCGATGCGGCCGTTGGCCAGCAGCGCCGAGGCCAGGGTGTCACCCGGGTGGCCGGTGAACTCCTCGCCGTCCACGGTGAAGCGCCAGGAGATGGTGCGGTCGATGCGGCCGCCGGTAGCCAGGCGGGCGTTCTGGGAAGTCACTTGGTCGCTCCTTCCGGGGCGGTGGTGCTGAGGATGCTCGTGGTGGAGGTGCTGGGTGCGGCACTTCCCGTGGTGGTGCTGTCAGGGCCGGTGCTGGCGGTCCCGGTTTCGGGTGCGCCGTCCGGGGAGCGGTCGGGCCGCTTCGCCCCCATCGGGTAGACAGCCTTGATGTCGTAGCTCACGGTGTCGCGGAGCATGTTGAACCACTGGCGGCAGCCGGTGCTGTGGACCCAGCGCTCGGCGAAGATGCCTTTGGGGTTCTCGCGGTAGAAGAGGTAGCGGGACCACTCCGTGTCGCTCAGCTCGTTGGGGTTCTCGGGGTACGGGACGTGGGCCTGTCCCCCGTAGTGGAATTCGGTTTCGTCCCGCGGGCCGCAGTTGGGGCATGGGATCAGCAGCATGTGCGTTAGTCCTTTTCTGGTGGCGGCGGCTAGTGGGCCACGGCGGCGGCGCCGTGTTCGTCGATGAGGGCGCCGGTTTCGAAGCGTTCCAGCGAGAACGGCGCGTTCAGCTTGTGCGGGGCGCCCGTGGCGATGGTGTGCGCGAAGGTCATGCCTGCGGCGGGGGTGCCCTTGAATCCGCCGGTTCCCCAGCCGCAGTTCACGAACATGTTCTCCACCGGAGTGGTGCCCACGATCGGCGAGGCGTCCAGGGTCGTGTCCACGATGCCGCCCCAGGTCCGGAGCACGTGAGCCCTGGCGAAGATGGGGAAGAGTTCGACGGCGGCCGCCATCTGCTGCTCGATCACGTGGAAGGAGCCGCGCTGGCCGTAGCCGTTGTAGGAGTCCACGCCGGCGCCCATGACCAGTTCGCCCTTGTGCGCCTGGGAGACGTAGACGTGCACGTGGTTGGACATGACCACCGTGGGGTGGACGGGCTCGTGCAGTTCGGAGACCAGGGCCTGCAGCGGGTGGGACTGGATGGGGAGCTGGAAGCCCGCCATTTCAGCCAGGACCGAGCTGTGGCCTGCGGCGCAGAGGCCCACCTTTTCGGTGTTGATGGTGCCGCGGTTGGTCTTGACGCCCACCACGCGGTCGCCGTCCTTGAGGAAGCCGGTCACCTCGCAGTTCTGGATGATGTCCACGCCCATTTCGTCGCACTTGCGGGCGAAGGCCCACGCCACGTGGTCGTGCTTGGCGATGCCGGCGCGGGGCTGGTAGGTGGCGCCCATCACGGGGTAGCGGATGTTGTCGCGGATGTTCAGGATGGGGCAGAGTTCCTTGACCTGCTGCGGGTCAAGCCATTCGGCGTCCACGCCGTTGAGCTTGTTGGCACCCACGCGGCGCATGCTTTCGCGCACGTCGCCCAGGGTGTGGGCCAGGTTCATCACGCCGCGCTGGCTGAAAAGGAAGTCGTACTCGAGTTCCTCGGGCAGGATTTCCCAGAGCTTGAGGGCGTGCTCGTAGATGGCCGCGCTCTCATCCCAGAGGTAGTTGGAGCGGATGATGGTGGTGTTGCGGGCCATGTTGCCACCGGCGAGCCAGCCCTTTTCCAGGACGGCGATGTTGGTCATCCCGTGGTTCTTGGCCAGGAAGTAGGCGGTGGCCAGGCCGTGCCCGCCGCCGCCGACGATCACGGCGTCGTAGGAGGACTTGGGTTCCGGGTTCCGCCAGAGGAAGTCCGGGTGCTCCGGAAGGTGCTGGGTGCTCACTGGGCGGCTCCAATCAGGTCTGCCTCGATGCCGGCCAGGTTGGCGTCGGCGGAAAGGTGCGGGTAGAGGGGGAACTTGCCGGCCAGGGCCGTTACGCGTTCCCGGAGTTCGACGGCGGTGTCCCCGGGGAGGGTGCCCGTGCCGGCGGAGGCAATCAGCGCCGTCGCGATGATGTCCGCAACCTCGGTGAACTCGGCGGCGCCAAAGCCGCGGGCGGCCAGGGCGGGGGTGCCGATCCGGAGGCCGGAGGAGACCATCGGCGGGCGGGGGTCGAAGGGGACGGCGTTGCGGTTGACCGTGATGCCGATCTGGTGGAGCGCGTCCTCACCCTGCTGGCCGTCGAGTTCGGAGTTGCGGAGGTCAACCAGGACCAGGTGGACGTCGGTGCCGCCGTTGACCACGGAAATGCCCGCGGCTGCGACGTCGTCCTTGAGGAGGCGCTCGGCCAGCAGCTTGGCGCCCTGCAGCACCCGCTCCTGGCGTTCCTTGAATTCGGGGGCGGCAGCGAGCTTGAACGCCACGGCCTTTGCTGCCACAACGTGCTCCAGCGGACCACCCTGCTGGCCCGGGAACACCGCGCTGTTGATCTTCTTGGCGTATTCCTCCTTGGCCAGGATGACGCCGCCGCGCGGACCGCCCAGGGTCTTGTGGGTGGTGGTGGTGACCACGTCCGCGTACGGGACGGGGTTGGGGTGCAGGCCGGCGGCGACGAGTCCGGCGAAGTGCGCCATGTCCACCATGAGGTAGGCACCCACGAGGTCGGCGATGCGGCGGAATTCGGCGAAGTCCAGCTGGCGGGAGTAGGCGGACCAGCTTACCACGATCAGCTTGGGCTTGTGCTCCAGGGCCAGGGCTTCCACCTCGGCCATATCGATCCGGAGGTCTTCCTCGCGGACGTGGTAGGGAACCACGTTGTAGAGCTTGCCGGAGAAGTTGATCTTCATGCCGTGCGTGAGGTGTCCGCCGTGCGCCAGGGAGAGCCCCAGGATGGTGTCGCCCGGGTTCAGCAGGGCGAACATGGCGGCGGCATTGGCCTGGGCGCCTGAGTGCGGCTGCACGTTGGCGAACTCGGCGCCGAAGAGTGCCTTCACGCGGTCGATGGCCAGCTGCTCGATGACGTCCACGTGCTCGCAGCCACCGTAGTAGCGCTTGCCCGGGTATCCCTCGGCGTACTTGTTGGTGAGCACCGAGCCCTGGGCCTCCATGACGGAGGTCGGAGCGAAATTCTCCGACGCAATCATTTCCAGGGTGGACTGCTGGCGGTGCAGTTCCTGTGCCACAGCGGCGGCGACGTCGGCGTCGACCGTGGCAAGCGAGGCGTTCAGTACGTCCTGCATTGTTCTCCTTATGAACCCTTGGAAGTTACTGACCTATAACTGATCTGTAACTGATATATTAGAACTGTCGTAATAGTATGTTCCAGATCACTTGGACGTCAATAGCACTCCTGGGAAGGCTCGAAATGAGCGTCACATTAGAGAACCACCTGGCCGGCGACGGGGACCTCTCACTCTCCGAACAGGCCTACCGGCACCTGCGGGACCGGCTCATCATGCTGGACATCCGGCCGGGCGAGGCGATCAACGACGGCAAGCTGGCCGCCGAGCTCGGGATCGGCCGGACGCCGGTCCGGGAAGCCCTCAAGCGGCTGGAAAGTGACCACCTGGTGGTGTCCTATCCCCGGCGCGGAACCTTCGCCACCATCGTCGACATCACTGAACTGGCAGACGTCTCAGAGCTGCGCGAATCCCTGGAACCCTTGGCCGCACGCCGCGCCGCCAAGCTGGCAACGCCCGCGCTGCGGGCGGAAATCCGGGAGACCGCGGCAGCGATTTCCACCATGGGCGATGACGATGATCCCTACGACCTCATGCGGTACGACATCAAGGTCCACCGGCTGATCTACCGGGCCGCAGCCAACGCGCACCTCGAGGACGTCCTGATCCGCTACGACAACCTGGCCACGCGCATCTGGTGCATGGTGCTGGAAAAGGTACCGTCCGTTGCATCCCACATTGCCGAGCACGTTGAACTGCTGGAGGCAGTGGCCGACGGCGACGCGGACCGGGCCGGCAAGCTCGCCCTGGAGCACGTCACCAGTTTCGAGCAGGCCATCCGGAACGTGCTCTAGCCGTCGTGTCCAGGAGCGGCTAGCGCAGCCGGGCCCGCACCTCCTGCGCGAATTCCAGCGTGGTGGCCGAACCGCCCAGGTCCGGTGTGGCGATGCCGCCTGCCAGCGCTGATTCGAAAGCACCGGTAAGGGACTGGGCGGCCGCCGCCTCGCCCAAATGGTCCAGCATCATGGCCGCAGCCCAGAGGGCGCCGACGGGGTTGGCGATGCCCTTGCCGGCGATGTCCGGGGCGGAACCGTGGACGGGCTCGAACATCGACGGGTGCCGGCGCTCGGGGTTCAGGTTTGCACTCGGGGCGATGCCGATGGAACCGGCCACTCCGGCCACGAGGTCGGACAGGATATCTCCGAACAGGTTGGATGCGACGATGGTCCGGACGCTGGTGGGCTTCATGACCAGCCGGGCCGCGAGCGCATCGATGAGCACCTTGTCCACCGTGACGCCGGGGAACTGTTCCACCGTCCGGGCCACCACTTCGTCCCAGAACGGCATGGTGTGGATGATGCCGTTGGATTTGGTGGCCGAGACCAGGATGCCGCCGCGTTTCGTTGCGGCCTCTGCCGCGTAGCGGGCCACCCTGCTGATGCCGGCTTTGGTGAAGACGCTCTCCTGGACGGCGAATTCAGCGTCCGTCCCCGCACCGAAGCGGCCGCCGATCTGCGAGTACTCGCCTTCAACGTTTTCCCGGACCACCACGATGTCCAGGTCCTCGAGGCCCGGCATCGCTCCCTTGACCCCGGGCAGCAGCTTCATGGGGCGAAGGTTGACGTACTGGTCGAACTCCCGGCGGATGGGAATCAGCAGTCCCCACAACGTCACGTCGTCGGGGACGTCGGGGGTGCCCACCGCTCCCAAGTAGATCCCGTCGCCGCTGCCGAGCTGCTCGATGCCGTCAACGGGCATCATCCGGCCGGTTTTGACGTAGAGGTCGCTGTTCCAGTCACGGACACGCCAGTTGACGGCGAAGCCATGCAGCCCGGCCACAGCATCCACGCACCCCATGGCCACCTCGGTGACGTCCACGCCGATGCCATCACCGGGAATCGAATCGATGGTGTAGGTACGGGTCATGGCTGTCCAATCATTCGTTGGTTGCTGCGGTGCGTAAAGCTTAAAGATAGTGGTTGGGTTCCGGGAGGAACCGCACCCGACCATCGGCCTCCCCACTCCGGGGAAGCAACGGGTGCGCCGCCGTCGAACGCCCCGGGCATGTGACGTGGAATACTTCCGTACAAGCGCGCCGGACGTTCCGGCGGGATGTTCTGAAGGGGCAGGTGGCCATGCAGGAATTCGTCAACGAGGACGAAGAGGCCCGGCGGCATGTCCTGGCCGTGCTGGCGGCTGAGCGCAGCCGGGGGCTGCGCCCCGACCCTGATTTCGACCGGCGCCTCGACGGGCACTTTCCCACCCTCCGCAGCCTCTTCCATTCCCTTTACGGTGACCGGACGGACTGGCTGGAGCAGCTCTCCGCGCTGGTGGTGCAGAGCGCGGCTTCCTGGCAGGAACGCCCGCAGGAGCTGAAGGCCCTGGACGCCGAACGGGAGGCGGACCCGGACTGGTTCCAGTCCAACCGGATGCTGGGCGGCGTCTGCTACGTGGACCGCTACGCCGAAAGCCTCGAAGGGGTCCGCGCCCGCATCCCGTA
This region of Arthrobacter sp. DNA4 genomic DNA includes:
- a CDS encoding sarcosine oxidase subunit delta, translated to MLLIPCPNCGPRDETEFHYGGQAHVPYPENPNELSDTEWSRYLFYRENPKGIFAERWVHSTGCRQWFNMLRDTVSYDIKAVYPMGAKRPDRSPDGAPETGTASTGPDSTTTGSAAPSTSTTSILSTTAPEGATK
- a CDS encoding tartrate dehydrogenase; this encodes MTRTYTIDSIPGDGIGVDVTEVAMGCVDAVAGLHGFAVNWRVRDWNSDLYVKTGRMMPVDGIEQLGSGDGIYLGAVGTPDVPDDVTLWGLLIPIRREFDQYVNLRPMKLLPGVKGAMPGLEDLDIVVVRENVEGEYSQIGGRFGAGTDAEFAVQESVFTKAGISRVARYAAEAATKRGGILVSATKSNGIIHTMPFWDEVVARTVEQFPGVTVDKVLIDALAARLVMKPTSVRTIVASNLFGDILSDLVAGVAGSIGIAPSANLNPERRHPSMFEPVHGSAPDIAGKGIANPVGALWAAAMMLDHLGEAAAAQSLTGAFESALAGGIATPDLGGSATTLEFAQEVRARLR
- the glyA gene encoding serine hydroxymethyltransferase gives rise to the protein MQDVLNASLATVDADVAAAVAQELHRQQSTLEMIASENFAPTSVMEAQGSVLTNKYAEGYPGKRYYGGCEHVDVIEQLAIDRVKALFGAEFANVQPHSGAQANAAAMFALLNPGDTILGLSLAHGGHLTHGMKINFSGKLYNVVPYHVREEDLRIDMAEVEALALEHKPKLIVVSWSAYSRQLDFAEFRRIADLVGAYLMVDMAHFAGLVAAGLHPNPVPYADVVTTTTHKTLGGPRGGVILAKEEYAKKINSAVFPGQQGGPLEHVVAAKAVAFKLAAAPEFKERQERVLQGAKLLAERLLKDDVAAAGISVVNGGTDVHLVLVDLRNSELDGQQGEDALHQIGITVNRNAVPFDPRPPMVSSGLRIGTPALAARGFGAAEFTEVADIIATALIASAGTGTLPGDTAVELRERVTALAGKFPLYPHLSADANLAGIEADLIGAAQ
- a CDS encoding sarcosine oxidase subunit beta family protein — translated: MSTQHLPEHPDFLWRNPEPKSSYDAVIVGGGGHGLATAYFLAKNHGMTNIAVLEKGWLAGGNMARNTTIIRSNYLWDESAAIYEHALKLWEILPEELEYDFLFSQRGVMNLAHTLGDVRESMRRVGANKLNGVDAEWLDPQQVKELCPILNIRDNIRYPVMGATYQPRAGIAKHDHVAWAFARKCDEMGVDIIQNCEVTGFLKDGDRVVGVKTNRGTINTEKVGLCAAGHSSVLAEMAGFQLPIQSHPLQALVSELHEPVHPTVVMSNHVHVYVSQAHKGELVMGAGVDSYNGYGQRGSFHVIEQQMAAAVELFPIFARAHVLRTWGGIVDTTLDASPIVGTTPVENMFVNCGWGTGGFKGTPAAGMTFAHTIATGAPHKLNAPFSLERFETGALIDEHGAAAVAH
- a CDS encoding GntR family transcriptional regulator, which translates into the protein MSVTLENHLAGDGDLSLSEQAYRHLRDRLIMLDIRPGEAINDGKLAAELGIGRTPVREALKRLESDHLVVSYPRRGTFATIVDITELADVSELRESLEPLAARRAAKLATPALRAEIRETAAAISTMGDDDDPYDLMRYDIKVHRLIYRAAANAHLEDVLIRYDNLATRIWCMVLEKVPSVASHIAEHVELLEAVADGDADRAGKLALEHVTSFEQAIRNVL